The region AGCGCAACCTTGTTGCCATGCTTGCGACTTGGTGGGCGCCGCAGCGTGCAATGGCTCGCGCCCACATTCGCGACGACGCCCCGGAAACAGGCGTGGACAGGCGGTTCACTGTCGGTGGGGACAGGGTTGTCGAACGGGCGAGCTCTTCCGCGCTCAAGGCGAGTGACGCTAGTGTGGATTCGGTTCACTTGGACATGGTCTTTTGGACATGGTCTTTCGATGCACATAGAGCAATCCCAATCGGGTATGACGTAGAAATGACCCCCCGGGCATGGAGTCTCTGAGGAGTTCCCGGGGTAGCATAATAGGTATATAATAAGGACACGAAAATACTACGAGACGAGGCGATCCATGTGATCAATATCAAACCGTCTGCGGCGATCCGCAAGAACTACAACGAGATCGCTGAGCTGTGCAAGCGGTCGGGAGAGCCGGTGTACCTCACCAAGAACGGCCAAGGCGACCTGGTAGTGATGGACATCGAAGCGTTTGCGAGGCGTGAGAGCATGCTGCGCCTCCGGGAAAGCCTGATTTCTGCTGAGGAAGATCGGTTGATTGGCAAGACCGGCTATTCGATTGACCAGGTGTCCTCCATGATGAAGACCGCTGTCAGGGAGGTACTGGATGGAAAGCGATGAAAAGCACTACGTAGTAGTCATCTCCGATGAAGCGGCGCAGATGCTGGTGTCTCACTCCAGATTCCTGGCGCAGGTGAGTGAGTCAGCGGCGCTTCAGCTCATAGCTGAGTTCGAAGAGAAGGCAAAGTCGCTCGAGGCATTTGCGGAGCGCAATCCATGGCTGTTGGATCCGCTACTGCCTGAAGGGAAATACCGCAAGCTGCTGATGGCCAGTCGATATCTGCTGGTTTATCAGGTGAAAGGCAGCACCGTGTACGTGGATGCGGTCGTGGATTGCAGACAGGACTACCGTTGGTTGCTGTAATCCCCCGGAGACCATGTAGTGCCGTAGGCGTTTGTGTACGCTAATCTGAAAGTCGAAGGGCAGATGAATAGGAATGCCAACCACAGCTACCATCGGCATAGTGCAAGGTCCACAGCTTCTGCAGCGAGTCGTATCGAAACTGCGCTAGAGGGATGCGGGTCCACTCTCTAAGGGTGCGGTCTTGAGCGGCATATAATTTGAAGAGCGTTATCGAGTTCGCCCTGGCGTGAAATTGGAGGTGATAGCCGGCCCAGATGTCGTCGAGAAGCCGCATAGGGCGGAAACTGCACATGAGTGCCTCAGCACGCCGGCTCACCGCTTTCGGCATGGCCGCATGAACCACCTCTCCGGTTCGGCGTTCAGCTGTTGCCGTCATTGGACGGCGTCGCGAAAATGCGGGCGTGAAGGAGATCGAGCCCTGCCCGCCCATACCCAATTGGTTTGATGCGCTTAACTCGGGTTATGTGGCCTTCGACTCTGCCAGTGCTCCATACCAGCTCTACCGCCTACCCGGACTGCCGGGAGGTCGGCCGTTAAGGTCCTGGCGAGCCGCCTGAAGGAAGGGAACTCACTGCTTCCGGCTTGCACTATCCACCGATCAATGTCCTCGGCTTTGCGGCCGCGCAGGATCCGACGGAACCCTTGGACCAGGCCGTAGGCGCGCGCCAACTCAGGGTTCATGGCGAGGAACTGCTGGGCCAGTTCCTGCTGGTTGCGGTTAAGACGCTCTATCGGGCATAGCATATAGCATCGCCCATCGGACGTCCTTCCAGGCAGGGCGACGGACCTTGCAACGCGAGAGGGACCTTCCGCTCTCCAGGGCTGCACAAACGCTCTTAGATACGACTGCGCTCCGTCATGCCCAAAAGCCCTGATCTCTTTGAAGAGCTTGGCCGCATTACGGCAGCCTGCCTTCCGCCTCTCCCACAGGCAGTCTGCGAACGGCGCGAGCTTGCTTGGCCTTGGAGGGCGTGGGGCTCGCTTGGGGACCTCCGTAGACCGGGCATACTTGCGTACTGTGTTGCGGTTAAGGCCTGTGGCCCTGCTTATGGCTCGGAGCGGCTCGCCGTCGCGGAACCGACGCTGAACTTCTTCGTACCGGATCTAGAGTCGTTCAACCGCAGCCAAGCGATCAATGTCACGCTTTGTGAGCCTCCTGGTTTCGCGGCTCTCTGTCTTCGACTCAGTCACAGGGAGAACGGCAGTCTCAGGAAGTCTCCACGTCTTTCGATCGAAAGCCTCCCGCAGAGCGTCATTGACGTTACGGACCAGGTGGGACCGGCTGCCGCCTGCA is a window of Bacillota bacterium DNA encoding:
- a CDS encoding type II toxin-antitoxin system Phd/YefM family antitoxin translates to MINIKPSAAIRKNYNEIAELCKRSGEPVYLTKNGQGDLVVMDIEAFARRESMLRLRESLISAEEDRLIGKTGYSIDQVSSMMKTAVREVLDGKR
- a CDS encoding type II toxin-antitoxin system RelE/ParE family toxin, translating into MESDEKHYVVVISDEAAQMLVSHSRFLAQVSESAALQLIAEFEEKAKSLEAFAERNPWLLDPLLPEGKYRKLLMASRYLLVYQVKGSTVYVDAVVDCRQDYRWLL